The Sulfitobacter sp. SK011 genome contains the following window.
ATTGCGCGAGGCGCTAGGCATTGCCGAATACCACGGACCGCGCAGCCAGATGATGCGCGAGATCGCCAATCCAACCATGTTGCATGATGGCTCTGGCATGGGCGCGCTGGTGGGGGCGTCCGCGCTGATCATGGCTGAAATCGGGTTCACCGGCGCACCGGCAATCACCGTCGAAGCGCCCGAGGTCGCGGACCACTGGGCCGATCTTGGGACATTCTGGCAGGTCGCGCACCAATACATCAAACCCTATCCAATCTGTCGTTGGGCACATGCGGCCATTGATGCCGCGCGCGAAATCTGTCTGGCAGGCAACGTCACCGCCGATCAGGTGGACAAGATCGAAATTCATAGCTTTCACAACGCTGTACAGCTTTTTGCGACGATGCCCGACACGACTTCCAAGGCGCAATATTCCCTGCCCTTTGCCGTGGCGACGATGGTCGCCCATGGGACGATTGGATTGCAGCATATCTCGGACAATGGCCTGTCTGATCCGGTTGTCGCAAACCTTGTTGCCCGCACGCAGATGCACGAGGCCGCGCATCACGAAGCGCGTTTCCCAGCGGGCCGCTGGGCCGATGTGACAATGACGCTAAAGGATGGGCACGTCCTGACCTCGGGCGATGTGCATGCGCGCGGCGGGCCGGAACGCCCGTTTGACGCAGGCGACATCATCGCAAAATACATGTCCTTTGCTGTGCCGGTCCTGGGAGCGCAACGTGCAGGCGCGATCCGCGATGCCTGCCTGTCCCTGACGGACGGCACCGCGCTGTTTTCAAAGCTGCTCGGTCATCTGAAAGACGCCCCGTAGCCGGTTGATCCTGCGCGCTGTTATTGATCCATCAAAAAGGTCAGCATCCGCTCTTCTGAGGCATAAAGGTCAGACACGCTGCGCACCTTCGGCGTCAAAACCTCGTCCCCGGCCAGATCAATAACTGCCGGATGTATATAGCTGTTGCGCGCAACGGTTGGCGTGTTGTGCAACCGCTCGGCTGCGGCCTCTGCCATCGCTTTGATCGTGGCCGCGCCTTTCTCTGCTACCTCATACGCGGCCAACGTACCGGTCCATGTGCGAAAGGTCTTGGCGGTAATGCCATCCTGCCCGGAGGCATCTGCGAGATAGCTGTTCAACCCGGCGGAACTGAGCCTCTGAGGTGTGCCATCATCATCCAGCCAACTGAGCACTTCGGCACCGGGCAGATCGTTCACCTTGCCCAGGATCCGCGCCAACGTGCGGTCGTTCATCTGCTTGCGGACTTTCTTGCCACCCTTGGCAGTGAACCGCAGGGAAATGGTGTTGCCATCCAAATTGACATGTTTGCTCCGCAAGGTCAGCGCCCCATAGCTGCCGTTTTCGCGGGTGTAATCCGGGTTGCCCACCCGCATCGCCGTACGATCAATCAGCGCCACCGCGCTGGCCAATGCGAAACTCTGCTCGCCCGCATCACCCTTGAGATCGCGCATCACCCGGCGCCGGATGCGCGGCAAGGCATGACCGAAATTCACCAGACCCGCAAACTTGGTTTCCGCCTGTGCGGCGGTCCACTCCATGTGATAGCGGTACTGCTTGCGCCGACGCTCATCGCGCCCGGTGGCCTGCAGATGACCATTGGGCAACGCGCACATCCAGACGTCTTTATAGGCGGGTGGCACCGCCAAAGCCTCAAGCCGCCTCCGTTCAGCGCCTTGCGCAATCGTGGTGCCGTCCGGTGCCGTATAACTGAACCCGCGCCCGCGTTTGCGCCGGGTGATCCCCGGTTGATCATCGCTCACGTAGATCAGCTCACTTGGCACCACGCCCCTATCCTTTGCGGACTTCGGAGGACAGTTTGAGCACGCCAGAGCCATCTTCCTGTTCGATATAAAGGGCAGGATCATCGTCTGACCCGTTGCGCGTCACCTCAGTACCCTGCAATGTCCGGGTGACTTTGCGGTCATAGGTTTTCTCAACAGTGCCCACGGCGGTACCGTTGCCCCAGTCCCATTCGACCTTGTCACCTTTGCCAAAGTCAGCCATCGCAGTTCCCCCCCAATTTGCCTGATCATGTTTTGCAACGCACGGCCAAACGCTCCGGTTCCCGATGTGATTAATTCCCGGCACGCTGTCTGGCATTTTTCAGCGGCCTATGGCACGTCTGCTGGATGAAGATTTTCTCATCCAGATCGCGCCCGGTTCATATGGGCAGCTACCCCTTGGAACGGTTGCACAGGCTTGATCGGGCGCACATGCGCCTGCCCGAAATGCCGTTCCCCACCATAAGCTTTGCCCGCCCTGATCGCCCCGAAAGCATCGTCAATGCCATGGGCCCGTTTCAGGCCATGATGGATGTACTGCGCAGCGGCAAGGTGAACCCGGCGCGGGCCAATATTCCCGATGACCCGGTGACGCGCGCCAATCACCTCAAGGCATTTGGCTATTACAACGACGCCTCAATGATGGGGATCTGCGCTTTGCCGGAGGCCGCCCGACTTGCCACCCCGCGCCGCAATCGCGAAACGGACCAGTTGGCCCACGACCTGAAAACCCGCCAGACCAAGACGCTGGCCGCTGGTGTTGATGTGATCATGGCCAATTTGCGCGATGCGGCCACCACACCCGTACCGCCGCTTGGTGCGCATACCCATGCGCTGGTGATCCTGACCGCGTTCCCCCGTGATCCACGCAAAGGCGAGCCGGGCAGCGACTGGATCATCGACGCCCAAGCCCAGCGCGCCTGCCTGCGTGCCACTGAAA
Protein-coding sequences here:
- a CDS encoding DUF2945 domain-containing protein; amino-acid sequence: MADFGKGDKVEWDWGNGTAVGTVEKTYDRKVTRTLQGTEVTRNGSDDDPALYIEQEDGSGVLKLSSEVRKG
- a CDS encoding MmgE/PrpD family protein, which encodes MATSSTLPPAIDAFIRTTDSNGIPASVMKQAALLLLDTLGIAIAATPMEAGVLARDTARRLYGAADPRDMAWMMFDGRTASLAGAAFATASQIDNLDGHDGYNPTKGHIGVAVVPALVSFAQHIPNLSGMDALAALVVSYEIAGRAGIALHATTPDYHTSGAWNALGVAALGARLRGTSAAQLREALGIAEYHGPRSQMMREIANPTMLHDGSGMGALVGASALIMAEIGFTGAPAITVEAPEVADHWADLGTFWQVAHQYIKPYPICRWAHAAIDAAREICLAGNVTADQVDKIEIHSFHNAVQLFATMPDTTSKAQYSLPFAVATMVAHGTIGLQHISDNGLSDPVVANLVARTQMHEAAHHEARFPAGRWADVTMTLKDGHVLTSGDVHARGGPERPFDAGDIIAKYMSFAVPVLGAQRAGAIRDACLSLTDGTALFSKLLGHLKDAP
- a CDS encoding DNA topoisomerase IB, producing the protein MVPSELIYVSDDQPGITRRKRGRGFSYTAPDGTTIAQGAERRRLEALAVPPAYKDVWMCALPNGHLQATGRDERRRKQYRYHMEWTAAQAETKFAGLVNFGHALPRIRRRVMRDLKGDAGEQSFALASAVALIDRTAMRVGNPDYTRENGSYGALTLRSKHVNLDGNTISLRFTAKGGKKVRKQMNDRTLARILGKVNDLPGAEVLSWLDDDGTPQRLSSAGLNSYLADASGQDGITAKTFRTWTGTLAAYEVAEKGAATIKAMAEAAAERLHNTPTVARNSYIHPAVIDLAGDEVLTPKVRSVSDLYASEERMLTFLMDQ